The DNA region CTACTAGAAACTCTTTTTCTTCAATATCAAAGcttcaaaagggaaagcaaaaaccTTGGTCCTGTTTTATTAGCCCTCATCTAAAGAGCCACTGATAACCACATCAAATAATACCACTCTTCATCATTGAGATATGCTGTGGGAAGACTTAATTGGTGACTGTAGCTGGTTAGATCAGGATTTGACCCTAAAGCTGCGGCTGGCTAAATAGCTGCTTTTGCTGCCCTCTCTGCCTTGGTCTTAATTTGAAGTTCTGGAGCATCTGGAGAGGTGTGGGAAGTGACTGGGGGTGGCTGGGGTATGTCTGAGCCCTGGGCACAGCACATCACTGCACTGCTGAAGAGAGGTCCAGGGCCCTTCGGGAGAGCCTAGAGGCCAGTGTTGCTCTGCCAGAAGGAAATCCCTATTTTCACCTGTGTAACTCGTAACTCGTGCATGGTTTCAGAGGCAGAACAAGCGGCAGCACCCTGGGATAAGCTTGTCCTTGTGTTACTGCAAGGACTGCTGGACTGGGGGAATGGTGTTTGCGGTCTTGTTTTGCTAAATGCATAAGCCGTAGGTTACGCATGTGGGAAATACAGCTGTTGATATAAGCATCATGGTAACCGTTTCCTCAGGAAACCAGCCTTACCTGATCATGTTTCATATCTGTTGGTTCTCCTTTGGCCAACCTGAGTCAAATGCAAGGGAGGGAGTCGCATCTTGGAGGTTACATTCCCGAAATACTTACCAAAAAAGGCATGAAAGACAGATGCTTCTAATATCCCTTCTTTGGAGAAAGGTACAATATTGGCTCAACCCTTAccagacatcagagaatccatgTGGGAATGTAACCCTTTGGATGCAGTTCTGTGGGAACAGAGTGACTGCGCTCTGCAGAACCGCCATGTTTTGTTCTATCACCTAATGTAATAACTTTGGATAATACTAAATCCCAAGCGTGAGCTTTTCTTTCTAAActtgatttatctttttttaatcttccaaaTATATGAtaacttttgctttgtttttcaggtgCTCAGATAAGCTGCTTTGCACCTAGCTCCTTTTCCTGGCGACAAGCTGCTTATGTGGACTCCTATTGCTGGGCAGCTGTGCAGCAAAAGCAACCGTCCCAGAACAACTTGGAAAACATTCCCCTGTGGCTTCATAAAGTAGGTACAGATCTACCTTGGAAAAATTGGCTGAGTGTGGAAGCCTGCTTTGCCttaccttttcctttcctcctctgctatAATGCCTGGCTGTGAATTGACTTTATTTTTAGAGAAGATGTTTACTTTCCCCTGCTTCCAAACAGGGTAGGATGGAAAgagatattttctgcttttaaataaagGATCTGTCATGGTATAATAACAAATATCACAACAGTAATGTTAATGTTGATGTGTTGCCTTGGAGCTGGTGTCTGACCCGACTTTAGCCAGGAGCTATTTTAAAATCATGAAATAAGACAAAAGCCACAGCAGCTGGCTTAATGCCTGTATCAAAATCTTACTTAAGACAGTAAAAGCATAAGATAGCAATAAGATAGTAAGAGCATTTAGTATTTTTATTGCATTACACTTAGCCTATTGTGCTTGGGGAGAATTGGACTCATGGCAGATACATACACTGATGCTGCAGTGATGGGCATTTTGAGACAGATGCACTACATCATTGGTAGCCACGCATTTCACCCCCGTCTTCAGTGTGCTCCTCTGGGCTTCCTCAGACTGTTTCCTGGCAAACTGTGAGTTGGCTTTCTCTGCTGTAGGTAAAAGCAGCATCATAGTGAACGCACAGTAAGGGGCCTGTTTTATGTGTGCTGGGTACTGAGATACTTGAGATGGCTCAAAGCATTTAGCTGAGCTTTGACAGCAGTTGCAAACTCTGACTGGATGCCACGCCAACGCGGGGAGCTCAGTGTAGCCCTGCTCGGGCCATGCTGATACTGAGCTAACAAATGCTTTTGGGGTGCTCTGTGCTGCCTTCCCCAGCCCTCTTATTACTTCAGGACTGCTTGGAGCCATGATGCTCCCAGACCCAAGCTGCAGTTTTGTGCCCCAGCAAATAATCCCAGTGGCAACTAAGAGCAGCAGAGGACCTGGTGCAGAGGTAGCTCAGGTCTGGAACCTGCAGTACCTGTATTTCTGGGCTTTCCCAGCACATTGCGTACCTCAGCTTTCATTATCCAGTGAGCTGGTTGTATCTCCACTGAAGGACTATTCGGAGCTGTCTCCCATTCATCTGCTGACTCAGATTGCTAAATAAGAGCTTACTGCTGCCTTCTCCAATTAGCTCTGCACGTCGCCTTGATACAAAGGTATTTTGTTTCATGAATATTAAAGCCAGACTTGTTTTTTAGGCTAAACTCTGTTTTGTTCAATTACTGCTCCAATTCATCTCAGTCAGACTTTCTACAGGCTGGTGGGACATCTTGCAATGGCTTGCATAAGTGGAAACTCCATCTGCAGACCTGGGTGTGCATTAATACATCGTTCCCCTTTTCTCTTGAGGGAGAGAGTTACTGTTGCCTAATTTCTTTTTGATAAATTTTATTCCATAGTCATCTGTTGATAGTTAATGATTGCAACTATAAGTCTCTTAATTTGCTAGCCATGACAAATAGCTTAAGTAATCATATTTTTATGACACAACCCCCATTAATTTGCTGATCGGTGCTATCTCAGGAATTGATGTGGGGCCCCTATTTCCACACTTCCTCTGTGGTAGCTTAATGGTATCTGATGTTTCCTTTTGAATACCCTGCAGACTGGCTGCAAGAAGTATGTCTGAACAGCTGAGTCAAAATCTGTGACTGAGTCTGGGTGCTTACTGTTAACTTCCTAAATCCATGCTTAGCCACCTACCCTTCCACTGATCTAGTCACATACTGTTTGGAGGCCAGTATTAATAAATATCCTTCTACTTGTTCATCAGCTCTCAGGTTTAACAAGTTTCCAGGTAATAAGCAGTGTTACAGCTCTTAATGCTGGCCTTCAGTGCCCACTACGCTATCTTGAGATATTTGGCTGTTCTTCAAATCTGGGGccggcagctgctggctgcaccTGCTAGCGGACTATGGTGCAGGCTGATTGCTTTTGCAGGAAAACAGAGCTTTGGTTGTTTCCTGGTGCATGCAGTGTACTGCAGAGTATGTCAAAGCTCATTGCTCTGCAGACCTTGGCTAGATAACAATTTTTAAAACGTGCAGAGCCTTTGTGGGAGCACAGTGATGTTAATGAGGGAAGGGAGCCTTCCCTAGCTCAGATGACAGAAGGCTTTTCCCTGGAgtgcaaggacagagatgcagGTAAAGGGACCACAGGGATCGTTAAGTCCAGCTTCTCTTGGAGAAACGctttatgttttctttctgcattctGGGCAGCAGTGCAGTTATTTGCAAAGCATCTCAGGTTCTTTTTAACACTCTGACTCACTTAGCGACTCACTATATTGGCATGCTGGAAGGCTCCATGAGAAGCGGTTAAGAAGGTATTATATTGTGCTTGGGGGGGATTGAGGTTGTAGGCCCCAATTCCTCATTGAAATGAATGGATTTCCTTGTGGCATGCTCTCTGTGCTCTGTCAGAAGTGCTGTCAAAGGCTGACATCCTAGGATAGTGCTCAAAGCAGGATAGGATGGAAGTAGAACTGTGCAGCTTTTTGTCTCTTGATGAATACACCAACTTGCAGCAACTTGTTCTGCTTTTGTTCTAGGTGTCTAGTTGCTTTGAAGGACTATCAAAACCAGGTCACATTATAAGAAAAACTGAAATCTTCCCATTTTCATCCTATTTCAGAATACAAGTTTGCTCTGGGATTATTAGTTTTTCAGTCACTGACATGTATGCTTCAATTCTGAGGCAATCTCCAAAGCTTGGGCACCTTTACCTGCTGTCAGTCCTGCCTTGGGAGATGTCTCCCAACACAATTTATCAATTTGAAAGCTTGTTTTGGAGTGGAGAAGAGGAGCATGTTGCAATTTTCTGAGTAGCCTGATACTCTAGTGGTCTGTGCACTCCTAGGGGGGTCTCTTTAGGCATTGTTGCTCCTTGGAAAACAGGCTATTTGAAGTTTTTAGTGATCCTGAAATAACTCTTAATATTAAATAGCACTTAACAGAAAGCAAAATGAGTTGTGTATTCAAATACATGACTCAAGAAATAAGCTGTATTTGCAGATGGATAATAAAGGAGTATCGTATGTACTGCCTATAATCTTAGTTTAAGAAGATTTCTTCCTCCTTGTCAGCTAAAAAGATGTCACAATGCTAATGTGGTTAAGTCCTTTGACAAGACTCATCTTCAGGCCTGTCACTGATGAAACTGAGCCTGGTCAGGAGTCATGCTTTTTCTAATGTCTCTGTTTTCTTCTGGGGGTTTCCATTCAGACTTGAACTACCTCAAGAGGTTACTTGTACCTGTCTGAAGTATCAGAACTGAGATATTAACTTCTAAAGATAGGTTGTAAAGAAAGGCAGGCAATATTGATATGAGATGGAAGAGCTGTGTATTTGCTCCCTCTCTTCTCATTGCTTGCTTCTTGTCTCTAAAGATGAGTGCTCCACCTGACAATTTATTTTGACAAAACTTGGCTTGAATCTTCGCTTAAATGGAAACAAATTGCTTGCCCACTGTGAGTGGCCAGTCCTTGCAGTCTAGTGGAGGAGAAGACTGTACCAGGAAGTCTTTATAATGCGTAGTGCACAGAGAAAATTATACAGATGTGCAAAGGAGAATACAGAGCATCATCTTATtgcctcttcacagaatcacagaatcgctgaggttggaagggacctcacgagatcatctagtccaacccccctgctcaagcagggtcacctagagtacgttgcacaggattgcatccaggtgtgttttgaatatctccagagaaggagactccacaacctcgctggacaacctgttccagtgctctgtcaccctcacagtgaaaaagtttttcctcatgttcagatggaattgtctgtgtttcagtttgtgcccgttgccttgcatcctgtcgctgggcaccactgaagagtctggtcccatcctcttgacaccctcccttcagatacttgtacacattgataagatctcctctcagcctcttGATAGCCTCTAGGTATGATGGCAACCAAGCAAgttggggaggggggcggcgaTAGGATATTCAGTTATGACCTCTCCCTAGCCCTCAAACCTGGATTGCTAGAATAGGGGTGCCTATGATCATGAGACTTCTAGGGTTTTTCTAGTTTACTATTAATTGAAGAGAATCAAAGAGGAAGAAGCAAAACTGAGGTAAAGGGAGGGAACAGTTCTTCAGAAGAAGGGGATCAGTACCAGtgtgaaatgaaggaaaatggTTCATTTGCACATTTCTGTATGCCTGACTGACAGGAGAAAGATTTCTACATTTTGTAGCACAGCAAGGAAAAGCCAGGCACCATGGCTTAGATCTCTGGAAAATGCAGAGCAAATGTGGTGGGACCTGCTCAGAGCATTGCAATACAAAGAATCGTTCTGAAGTCTGTGTGTATGAAGTGAAACTTACCTTCTTCAAAATCTTCATGCTTTTGTATTAAAACTGAGACTTCCTGTGGGCCTGTGGGTTGTTTTCTGACTTGCTTATCTGTAAATACACATAAAAATTGAGGTTCTTCATTATGTTGTTGGCATAATTATAATCACAATTGTTACTTGATTCTTGTTACTCACTGTTTATCCAATGTTACAGTTGTCTGAGGACTCTTCATCTTTCACCTATAAAGCCCCACCCAGGAGGATTAAGGGCTGTCAGTGCAAAAAAACCTGAATGTAGATGTATTTATAAACCATTCTTTGAGTCTGCAGTATTATAACTGGTTTAGTCACATCATTGTTTTTACTAACTGAAGCTGGAGAAATACAGTCTTTCAAGCTgtatcaaaacagaaaataaataagaaacagATGGGATAGGGAAAAGCATGTGTATGGAAATGGTTTGAGATTCAGTTTCAGATCTGGAGCCAGGGTAATATCTCAGCCACATGGCAACCTTTAGAATTATGAGTCATTTATAGCTCACATTTTTGCCCTGAAAACCAATGAAAAGTCTCCCATTGACTCTACCAGGAATATGATTATGTCCAGAGGGAACTTAATAACTTTGCCCCAGGAAACATGTTGTTGTTGTTAGCCTATTTTAGTGGtcagggtggggaggagggaaggggattcCTGTGCTTAGGCTCTTCTCAATGGGGTATAAAAATTCGGAACTGAGGAAGCTGACATTTCATCATAATCTTATTTTTTATGTGAAATATTCTGATCACAAATGAGTAAAAGACCTCCAGTGCTTCTCTCTTTGTTTAGTATTCTACATCAGTGAATTTTCTCAAGACTAAATCAGACTTGTGAGTGCAGTTTAACAACCTTGTGTTATTGTACTTAAAGTTAGTATTTTACCTCTCTCAAGTATGGTGGAAGTCTGAATGCTTGCAATCATTttagcagtgtttgcccagagtaaATATGACTGAAGATGCAATAGCTGTTGTTTTGTGAAGGTCACTAAAGTTGTTTTCATCTTCTACGAGCTGTCTCCAGCTCTTAGCAAGCTCTGTGTGGATCTGCTCCTTGAAAATGTCTTTTGGGTCACACTGCCCTTTACAGAAACTTTTGCTAGGTGTCTGGCAGCTgccttatttttgttttagctATATTTTCTTTGGATGACAAACATATTTCAGCTTataaagaagttttaaaaataccCTTTTAATTTATTTACTGTGTTTTTACTGGATCTTAGTGCAGTTGAACTGGGAATGTCATGTTACTGTTTTGGGGTTtagtctgatttttcttttcttcagtggaGTGCGGTGCCAACACATCTCTAAAGGACAATTATGTGATTCCAATGTCTTATCTGCGTGTACGAGTATATTACTCAAACACTTTTCTTCTATACCCGGGCATTCATTTTGGTTGTGCAGTTAGCTGGTTTCTGAAAACTTAACTTGAAAGGACTGAAACAGATGTTTCCAAGAAGGCCAGGTCAACCTCTGGAAATACAGAAGAATGTTTTTAGGGTAAGAGAAAGGAGGCCTTAGAACTTAAAGATAGTCTGGGATCTTCAGCTTTCCAGCTTCTTTACAGCCTGGGGATAATTCTGCTTTCTCTCCTGTCAATACCCGTGACTGTGTGTGTTAGAAATGTGTTGGGTGTGTCAGGCTCTCCCCACATCCCTGTGGAGTTTGCCTGTAGTGTGCCTGGCTAATCACTATTACTTCTAAGTCTGTCATCAGTAGCATATTGGTGTGTATTAACCTCCAGCTGTTCAGATGCATTTCTGACCTTTTGCGGGTGGCACAAATTATGCTTGACAGCATATTTCCCTGGCCTCTGAATAAAAGGGGACAAAAGTCATGTCATGAGAATATTAGGAATTCATTTAGATATTTGTAGTGCTAGCAGCATATGTGTGAAAGACTACGCACATTTCATTGGGAACTGAAATGTAGTGAAGACAGTTCATGTCATTCTGAATATTTATCTGAATGTAGATGGTCACAAATTCTGGTAAAATAGAGTTGTTTTGGAAAATATGTATTCAGTTTGTGCAAGTAATTTTCAAGAGAGGAGCAAATGTAGGCAATTGAATAAATGTTCATGACTTCAAAACAGTTCAGTGTGTTAAACATATATGAGATTTCCAGAGTTCAGACTCCATACTTAATGATTATTTTTCGTCTTAGTTCATAGTAGTTAGTGTTGATTTAAAACTGCTTGATAGAGTTATGGTCAATGATGTAAGAAAACAGCACACATCTGTGAAGTGTTAGCATTTTGATGTACATAATTGATTTGCTTTAATGATAACCTTTATAGCTGCTTGTGCAAGTTCTAGAACAGAAGAGTTTTATGTATTGGTGAGGGTGCTGAGATGCTGGATCAAGACTCTGTATCTTAACATCCTTGTACACCCTATTTCCAAAGCTCTTATTGTGCAGAAAGATTATACTTTCTGTCTTCCCGGGCTGGGTGGAGTGTGGGAGCTGCAGGTTACCAAATAGCTCATGACAGATCTGGTCCTCTTTTCATCTTTGACCAGCCTGTGGGATGTGTAACTTTCAGACCACAGCCATGTGTTACAAAGGCACTAATTTTGCAGTACCTGTTTTGGTTATTTGTTCCAGAACAGTAATGTTGGGCACACACTTCCTCATCCAGGAGGGAGGATGAATCCTTGTCTGCTGCCCTTCCTTGCACCGATTTCTGCTTAGATGAGACTTTGATTTCAGTGCCTTTTTAACACAGGTTAACATGGGCTTCCCTGAAAGTGAGTTGTCAGATACATTCTGCTTAGGTGTGAGGTGCCTCTGGCTTTCTGGAGGAGTTTGGCCACGGCCTCTAAAGCACGCAGAACTCAAAGATTTGTCAGTTTAGCACAGAATTGGATGCAGTTGTCTGACCTCCTCCTCTTGGCTTCCTGGTGCTCTGCCTCCTTGGGAGCTTGCTGCCTGACCCCACGTGCTGTCAGGCCAGGTGATGTGCAAGGAGGGAACCTGCTTCTATCATCTTTAGCTTCCACTAGCTTGGCGGTACTTAGCAGAGAACATATAGGGACACTGGACTGGGTGCCTGAAGCATGTGCTGCCAGTTTTGTCTCTCTTGTGCTTAGTAATAATCACACAGTATCTATGCCTGGTACCTTTCAGAAACTTGGAATAATGTAGCTGAAGCTCTGCTCCTCTGTGAGCAGTGCTGGACTCCTTGGTCCCTGCcctgtccttttcttttctccttgcaggTGGAAACGAAGAAAGGGTCAGGGCACCCAAGTGGACACATGACGTTGATAGCTCTCAATGTGCTTTCACTAACGAAGTTCAGAAAAGagcattttattttatctgtTCTAATGTATCTGTTTTAATCTGCTTTTAGAGGGGCTTTTTTCAGTTATTCAATTTCATTTGCCACATTAAATCCAGTATTGTGAACTTGCTGTTGAAAAGGAACTTGACtagacagcaaaggaaaaactgagttTTACTTTTAGAGCGATAGTTTGCTCTGCCATATCTTTGGGTTTATAGTTCTTGAGGTCAGTGACACTCCCTGTTTAATCTAAATACTACAAACTGTCCAAGACTGGAGTAGCACTTCCCATTTGTGTATTCAGTGCCTTGGAAGTAAATATATTAACCATGAAAGAAAGGCAAATTTCACATGCTGATCCTTTCATGAATACCACAGAGTCCTTTTCTTAAAATGAGAAGTCTTTGTGCATGACTGTAAAATTTAGTCAGATGAGCTGAATAATCCAAGTCTTTTGCTCTGAAACCTGACTCATGTACAATGACTTTGCATTTTCAATTCTGCCTGTTAGTTCAAGGCCTCACATTTTAATGATTCAAAACAATTTGCCAGTCATCTAAGACTACTGTTAACAAATAGAACaagtgtatattttatttttaaaaaagccagAATCTGAGAAGGATGGAGTCAAACATCAAATGCTGTGGAAGGCTTGACAAATGCAGACTTTTGTTTCCAAACAAAGAGAGCTGAACTTGTGGTCATGCTACTTCTTCTGGCTTTGAAACTATCAAGAAATGGGTGCATGCTTGTCTCTCATGCTGCCATAAGCTGTAACTCTGGGAGTGACAAGAGTCTTGTGAGGGGAGGCCCAGTGAATGCATGGCAAACATGCCTTTGCCCCAGCAGTATGATGCTTCTGGGTGAAGAGGCAGTAGGAAAGAGtcggggagagggcagaggctggCTCTGCACGAAGGGTCTGCGACAAAGCAGGGGATACTGGTGGAGCTGGAGGAGGCCTGGGGCAGTACAGCAGGGTTGATGCCACTGTGCAACCCAAGTGCAGAACATGCGCCCAAAATCTTTTTGTAGATATGAAGGAATAGATGGGTAGAGGAACAGTAGAGGCTTTGGGCAGTGACCTCAGTGTATCAACTACCTTTCCTCTTGCTGAGTGCCTCGTAGGCCTCAGGGCAAAGATTTTAAGGCATaagattttttaattaatacCTTTGAAAAGGTATTAATCAAATACTACTGGTGGTGTTTCCAATTTTGAGGGTCAGAAGGAGAGATCAGAAGGCTCTGATGCCTGTAAAATTTCAAATGAATGAGTGGTGGAGGCACCAAATGTTCTAAACCAATGTAGGATGTGTTGGCCACTCTTTACTAAATTAGATATGTTGTCTCTCTCCCCCTGCAGCACCATTGGAGGGGTGTTAAGAGGTATATGACAGTGAAGTAAGTGATGTCAAATAGTCTTTGCAGCAATGTTTTACAAGCTTGCATTTGCTAAGGCCCATGAGAAAGACGCTGCAGCAATCTAGGTTGAGGAGCTTAGAAAAGTTTAAGCTGTGTCCATAGATAGGAGAGATTCTGTTCCAGATAATACAGAATTTGGAGGATTGAAAGAGCCTAGCTATGAGACCCTAAAGGTCTGGGCTGACTAAAGCATCAGGACTTTGACCTGAGAAGCCCGATGGCTTTGTCCGCAGTGATAAATAAGAAGGGCAGATTTTTGAGCTATTGGGtttgagttgaaggaaaaaaaaaaaaaaggcataccaCAGCTTTACATCTGTGATAGATGAAGTGATAGATCTGGAAAAAAGCAGATGATCTGAGGATATCTCCTGCTTTGTgcaaaggaggaagagagaaagtaGTGAGGGCCAAGCTCTGCACAGCTTCCACAGGCTGATGGTTTGGAGGAAGGATCATCTGAAGGGCATGGCAAGTAGAGCTGAGAGCTAGGAGATGACACACACTGAGGACATGATTTCAAGAGAATGAGCTTGCTCAGTTTGTTTAGAAGCAGTTAGCAGTTCAAAGAGAAGAGCAGTGCTTCAAGTGTGCAGTCTTGGCTGCTGGCACAGATGGGAGCTCTGGAGAGAAGAAACTCCAGATGGTGACTATAGACAAACCATTTGGTgggagaggcagaggaaggaatgTCACCCAGAGACAGCATAAGGTGAGTGTGGTGTCATGGTGCAGAAGAAAAAATAGAATTCAGTGGGAGTACTGGGCATGTTAATCCAGGAAGGAACTAGAAGGAATCCCATAAATCCCTGGCTTGGGAGCTCAGTCCCCCGCAGCAGAGTGGGGACAGACTACAGCTGTAATATAGCAGTACGGGGTGGATGCTAATTGCTTGATGGTGAGAAAAGTCACCTCTAGTGGGATGCATGCTGTAACTGCAGTCAAGCCTGCTTCGTTAATGTGACTAGCTTTTTGAAATAAACTTAATACTGGGTTAGCCCATCCCTGCaggatttctctttcatttttaaaggtgAGCCTTTCCTGAAGTTTTTTTCATGAGGACTTAGAGCCTGAAGTAGCAACTTTGGCCAGGATCCGGTTGTGATACTATTGAACAGAAGCAGTGGAATTATGAATCTGTAAGGAGGGTTGCAAGCGAAAGCTGGCCTTTAAAAACAGcattctctgctttctgtggctATTTTATGTTTTTCATGGCTTTGTCCAGCTGTTTGTCACAAACAACTAACTCCCAGAGTGACTGCTATGTATAGAATGTGAACATCCTGAATGAGGCTTCATATTTATGGTCTCCTGTTGCTGAGTGCTATTTTGCTTTGTGTGTTAATACTTTGTATGCATtcctaatattaataataatataggATTTTGCTTTAATGATAGATGCTATTAGAAACAGCTCTCCTGGATAAGGTGTCTAGTAACATCGAATTATTTATTTTGTGCATATGCAAAACTTAATCTTTCTTGATTAATGCAAACGCAAGTTAACACACTAATATTAGGGGACATTCTCATCTTGTGAAGTATCTGTAGATCCACTGATGTAAATGAAGCTGCCCTGCTTGCACTGACTAATGGTTTCATCCTAAGTTTCCTCTGAAATTCTTCATGGACTTTTTCAATGAATGCGCATATGTGTGGCTATGAATTGAAGTAAAGATGCATTAAAACTAGCTGAAATTCGGTCATCacaattaaattaaaattcttcAGGAACTGATGCTGGATTTCAGTCAAGTGAGCTTACTATCTAGAGCTGGACATAATTACAGGCTAGTCAAATTAACATCCCTTCATGTCTCTGATAaccacaaaaatgtattttaataaaagcatttaaataaaatcataGGGAATTGAATAGGCTTATAGCGACTGATGGTAGCTGGCTGACTTATTTATATAGAGGTGGAACATAAtctaatatttttcttccttctagttTTTCCCATACATCCTTCTGCTAGTTGCTATCCTGTTGTATCTGCCATGTTTGTTCTGGCGCTTCACTGCAGCACCACACCTTTCTTCAGACCTGAAATTTATTATGGAAGAACTTGACAAAGCCTATAACAGGGCAATCAAGGCTGCTAATAGCATTTGCAGTGCAGACCCCAAGGACCCTGCTGACTTGGTTCCAAATGTTAATGAAAACTTGACCCAGAGGTAAGATATTGAGGCTTGTCTTTCTTTGCACTTTTTCTCAAGCTCTTAGCAAATGTAATGTTTGCATTCTCATAGAAATTTATTGAAAAGGTTTGAGtgtacattttttaaacaaatttataAGACATATGTGAAATCATTAGTATGTACTTGGAGTTGGAACTTataactttcttttttcaaataaaacattttattagtTTTTCAGATTACTAATAACCTGAGTTGTCCTGATTTCTTTTGTTGTAGCAGGTGTTAATTAGTTTAACTACCACATTGTAAGGAAACAGAGATGGCTGTAGCCCTCATTTTTCAGTGTTCTTGGCAGTTGCTCACACCCTGTGATGTACAGTTTATTACTAGTCTTCTCCTGCCTTATCAGATCTGCAAAgcttctgtttaaaacaaaaaacagcaaaaagaaaaagaaaaaaaaagtaccaaaaggaaaaaaacccttctctgaTCAAGTTGATGCACTGTTTCTGCCTTCTAGTGCTTGACTCCAATGAGTGCTTTAGATGCTCTCATTTGGCTTGTAAGTGgtttttctgtattaaattatCAATATTCTTCATGTATCTGCTTTATTCTATTATTTTTCCATTGGCTTCAGTAAAACTACCCTTGATTTGTCACTGTAAGAGAGAATCCAGACTTGTGTCTGTTTTAGAATATTTGGTTTATTTGAAATTTGAGGTAGATGAGAATGATGCAGTATCTAACCTACgtggtttgtttttctctttttcagtttgtGGGAAATATCTGAAAGCCACTTCAAATACCCAATTGTGGAGCAATACCTGAAGACAAAGAAGACTTCCAAGTGTTTAATAATCAAATACATTATCTGCCGTTTACTGACCCTAGTAATTATTTTCATTGCATGCCTCTATCTGGGCTATTACATTAGCCTCTCCTCTTTGAGTGATGAGTTTCTCTGCACTATCAAAACCGGAATCTTGAAGAACGACACAACTGTTCCAGAAATGGTTCAATGCAAACTTATTGCTGTGGGTGTTTTCAAGGTACTCAGCTACATTAACTTGATAGTCTATCTTCTAGAGATGCCTCTGGTTGTGTATGCCATGTTTGTTCCCTTCCGATGGaattcaggtattcttaaagTGTATGAAATCCTGCCAACTTTTGATGTTCTGAAAGTTAAGTCAAAATGTTTTGA from Apteryx mantelli isolate bAptMan1 chromosome 1, bAptMan1.hap1, whole genome shotgun sequence includes:
- the PANX1 gene encoding pannexin-1, whose translation is MAIAHIATEYVFSDFLLKEPPETRYKGLRLELALDKIVTCIAVGLPLLLISLAFAQEVSIGAQISCFAPSSFSWRQAAYVDSYCWAAVQQKQPSQNNLENIPLWLHKFFPYILLLVAILLYLPCLFWRFTAAPHLSSDLKFIMEELDKAYNRAIKAANSICSADPKDPADLVPNVNENLTQSLWEISESHFKYPIVEQYLKTKKTSKCLIIKYIICRLLTLVIIFIACLYLGYYISLSSLSDEFLCTIKTGILKNDTTVPEMVQCKLIAVGVFKVLSYINLIVYLLEMPLVVYAMFVPFRWNSGILKVYEILPTFDVLKVKSKCFDDLSLYLLFLEENVSELKSYKCLKVLENIAVSEKFDVMQLLINLGTIKTDTVDGKPLPEKPEETSVEELEKDATELQVLTDHDASGNASPREDKKLRQRLIDSSC